The following nucleotide sequence is from Patescibacteria group bacterium.
TCTCCTTAGTTAAGTATTTTAAGGGTGTTTATGGAAAAAGAATTACCACTTTCAGAAGCATTTAAAGAGCTGGAAAAAATAACCGCCGAATTTGAAAAAGGCGATGTGGACTTGGAAAAAGGTATCCCCAAATTCAAAAGGGGACTTATGCTTGCAAAATTTTTAAAAGAAAAACTTTCTAAAATAGAAAACGAGATTGAGGAGATAAAAGAAAAATTTTAAAAACCTTGGTCGGGGCGGTGAGACTCGAACTCACGACCTCTCGCTCCCAAAGCGAGCGCGCTACCGACTGCGCCACGCCCCGATTAACTCCCGTCCATTGCGATAAGTGGATGTTCTCTCGTCATTGCGAG
It contains:
- the xseB gene encoding exodeoxyribonuclease VII small subunit encodes the protein MEKELPLSEAFKELEKITAEFEKGDVDLEKGIPKFKRGLMLAKFLKEKLSKIENEIEEIKEKF